A region from the Candidatus Thorarchaeota archaeon genome encodes:
- a CDS encoding 4Fe-4S dicluster domain-containing protein encodes MNETVQERQIPPKRQRMLDMIMVLGGLKEEAAVPLSRVNEEINTLKTELASLTDEILEFPERYLEEFRIAAEKVKLQEQIEDTSVLTEALSNLEDAITKSNSETLIGLRELLKSAMVEAEREEAAGQPAEIPDTETVITPLPQIIKNIDEVITTFEREKTEQAEAAAEELTTLADAFNSLAEQAQKDPEAALEALQKIGTKTRYGPFVRAAGQLKRALRDKRVSPERFKVLVTTNMLVELRRGIILFALRNMGSKTTIQLAELLKTTPDKIQQALITMFDRNEIEVVGIEEDSPVIARVHSAIPETTLTVKRVIQQLRGVLKSVEGKSAEILSNAIRNLSDILERLQLLGEYDTVKIADDTKSLREIADKSTEAILSTQISGNTEELRLLISAGLEAFARFRLKITLEKGPNLVSGMNVYGEQLDPKVYRQIMDSYLENELERGAILLLIRDHGAMTTEDLAKKTGISPDRVLQHVLRMKRDELLTIAGEKHGYVLYDVPRTPNEAEVAILTITGLANDLVEAQAELQDLIKGLQPKDIGRLVNTLEVFSKARDKMAKITVGDAIVGVEVLTKVEDKIKTALSKAYKTRARIPSTRPKVTIEDLMEVDVPSVMEEYRDMMGYAPLLGFGTVKWDGSKCLGCKSCELACPEDAIFLKPVIDVPSFFEFGDESLAKLPVNKALFYRTIKSLATRKPKVQITLEKEAPGFGSIEVDLWLCVACRTCVRRCPAPDEGALELDLKWSLPEVVKHITAEMQ; translated from the coding sequence ATGAACGAAACAGTCCAAGAGAGACAGATTCCTCCAAAACGTCAGCGAATGCTGGATATGATAATGGTCCTTGGTGGACTCAAAGAAGAGGCGGCTGTGCCGCTTAGTCGTGTCAACGAAGAGATCAACACATTAAAGACCGAACTTGCTTCATTGACAGATGAGATACTTGAATTCCCTGAGAGGTATCTCGAAGAGTTCCGCATAGCCGCTGAAAAAGTAAAACTTCAGGAACAGATTGAAGACACTTCGGTCTTAACTGAGGCGTTATCAAACCTCGAAGATGCCATTACTAAAAGTAACTCTGAAACCCTAATAGGCCTTCGAGAGTTGCTCAAGTCGGCAATGGTCGAGGCAGAGAGAGAAGAGGCAGCAGGCCAGCCAGCAGAGATTCCGGACACTGAAACGGTCATCACACCACTTCCGCAGATAATCAAAAACATAGACGAAGTGATTACGACATTTGAACGAGAAAAGACTGAACAAGCAGAGGCGGCCGCAGAAGAGCTGACCACCCTTGCAGATGCTTTCAATAGCCTTGCAGAACAGGCGCAAAAAGACCCCGAGGCGGCTTTGGAGGCACTTCAAAAGATCGGCACCAAGACCAGGTATGGTCCTTTTGTAAGAGCAGCAGGTCAACTAAAGAGAGCCTTACGTGACAAAAGAGTGTCCCCGGAACGATTCAAGGTCCTTGTCACCACCAATATGCTTGTCGAATTACGAAGAGGCATCATTCTATTTGCCTTGAGGAATATGGGATCAAAGACCACGATTCAGCTTGCAGAACTGCTCAAGACCACCCCTGATAAGATCCAACAGGCATTGATTACAATGTTTGACCGTAACGAGATCGAGGTTGTAGGGATAGAAGAGGACTCGCCAGTTATTGCGAGAGTTCACAGTGCAATCCCTGAAACCACGCTAACAGTCAAACGGGTCATTCAACAATTGAGAGGCGTCCTAAAATCGGTAGAGGGCAAGTCTGCTGAGATTCTATCCAATGCAATAAGAAATCTCTCAGACATTCTTGAGCGACTACAATTGCTTGGCGAGTATGACACAGTCAAAATCGCTGACGACACAAAGAGCCTGAGAGAGATTGCAGACAAGAGTACCGAAGCAATACTCAGCACACAGATATCTGGAAATACAGAAGAACTTCGCCTACTCATTTCAGCAGGACTTGAAGCATTTGCCCGATTTAGACTAAAGATAACCCTCGAGAAGGGACCAAATTTGGTCTCGGGGATGAACGTCTATGGTGAACAACTTGATCCCAAGGTCTACAGGCAAATCATGGACTCGTACCTTGAGAATGAATTAGAACGGGGTGCCATTCTACTCTTAATTCGGGATCATGGTGCCATGACAACAGAAGACCTTGCAAAGAAGACGGGAATCTCTCCAGACAGAGTCTTACAACACGTACTGAGGATGAAACGTGATGAACTTCTCACGATTGCAGGGGAGAAACATGGCTATGTCCTCTATGATGTCCCAAGAACCCCCAATGAGGCAGAGGTTGCGATTCTGACCATAACTGGCTTGGCCAATGACCTCGTTGAGGCTCAAGCAGAACTACAGGATCTCATCAAAGGCTTACAACCCAAAGACATTGGGCGTCTCGTAAACACACTAGAGGTCTTTTCAAAGGCAAGAGACAAAATGGCCAAGATCACTGTTGGAGATGCGATTGTGGGAGTAGAGGTCTTAACGAAAGTTGAAGACAAAATTAAGACTGCATTATCTAAAGCGTACAAGACACGAGCAAGGATTCCCAGCACCCGTCCAAAGGTGACAATTGAGGATCTCATGGAGGTCGATGTGCCCTCGGTCATGGAAGAATATAGAGATATGATGGGGTATGCTCCACTGCTCGGGTTTGGAACTGTTAAATGGGATGGTTCTAAATGCCTCGGATGCAAGTCATGCGAACTTGCGTGCCCAGAAGATGCAATCTTTCTAAAGCCAGTCATCGATGTCCCAAGTTTCTTCGAATTCGGTGATGAGAGCCTTGCGAAGCTCCCAGTAAATAAAGCTCTATTCTATAGAACGATTAAATCGCTCGCTACTAGAAAACCGAAGGTGCAAATCACTCTCGAGAAAGAGGCGCCAGGATTTGGGAGCATCGAAGTTGACCTATGGCTCTGTGTCGCCTGTCGTACCTGTGTCAGACGATGCCCAGCACCAGACGAAGGAGCACTTGAGTTAGACCTCAAGTGGAGCCTCCCCGAGGTGGTCAAACACATCACAGCAGAAATGCAGTGA
- a CDS encoding hydrogenase iron-sulfur subunit, translated as MTEKTAVILCTCGKTLHLDYELLQTELEKMNVAASVTICDTLCQEPGLDRLRETMQSANGRVVIAACSSQKIHPRILNYLTSNNMDTSMIHYVNIREHCAWVHENQDEATEKALSMIRGMTALSSRAQPLKIESKTIKNHVTVIGGGIAGIEAALNLAGLGYEVTLIELTDHLGGHILHLPVIAPTEKSGKELLSGKLAALEKEKKISVMLNTRVKFVEGEMGAFKVHYEQENQEEEEILDTSGIILAMGFKEFKPTMMEEYQYGKNPDVITQFELSKMLTEDRLVRPSDGGPIKEVVMIQCVGSRSEEFKRDCSKLCCTFAIDNALELVKYNPDIRVRIIYMDIRVPFEHEMIYKESREKGVDYIRGRVSMVWKEGDKTRVRFYDSLLNQYFETSPDLVVLSAAVLPPDGVYELSESLGFAVEYDGHVKELYGKLRRNETRRRGVIAVGAVTRPQFVHESIIEAQAGALAIHSELQGGKIETLARGAVLNTDDCVGCSLCAQQCPRGVPLMIEQTEIENETGTEKFLFKASIDTLNCHACGVCQSLCPSGATQLNFLTNEQLWAQIAATLEGAGPDQPITLCFHCEECAVSTIDIVGTRRMSYPSSTRLIPVPCAGRISIIDILKAFEHGASTVMIAACETDRCHMGGTGNEIAQVQVDVAREILNAIGWKGERVDMFRMFSAEPERFTHAVEEMVKRAHEFGPTPVHTGTAGKWMEVTE; from the coding sequence ATGACTGAAAAGACAGCTGTAATTCTATGCACCTGCGGAAAGACATTACATCTCGATTACGAACTCCTGCAGACAGAATTGGAGAAGATGAATGTAGCCGCATCGGTCACCATCTGTGACACTTTATGCCAAGAGCCAGGACTGGACAGACTCAGGGAAACCATGCAGTCCGCCAATGGAAGAGTTGTAATTGCTGCATGTTCAAGCCAGAAGATCCACCCAAGGATCCTCAATTATCTCACCAGCAATAACATGGATACCTCAATGATACACTATGTCAATATTCGGGAGCATTGCGCATGGGTCCATGAAAATCAAGATGAGGCAACAGAAAAAGCATTATCTATGATCCGCGGCATGACCGCCCTGTCAAGTCGAGCTCAACCACTCAAGATAGAATCAAAGACGATAAAAAATCACGTCACAGTAATCGGAGGAGGGATTGCAGGAATCGAGGCTGCCCTGAATTTAGCAGGGCTTGGATATGAGGTCACCCTCATCGAACTAACCGATCACCTTGGAGGGCATATTCTCCATCTCCCGGTAATTGCACCGACTGAAAAGTCAGGAAAAGAACTTCTCAGTGGAAAACTGGCAGCCCTTGAGAAGGAGAAGAAGATCTCGGTCATGCTCAATACGCGCGTCAAATTCGTAGAGGGAGAGATGGGCGCGTTCAAGGTGCACTATGAGCAAGAGAATCAAGAAGAAGAGGAGATTCTCGATACATCAGGTATTATTTTGGCCATGGGATTCAAAGAGTTCAAACCTACTATGATGGAAGAATATCAGTATGGAAAGAATCCTGATGTCATTACACAATTCGAGCTATCAAAGATGCTTACTGAAGACAGGTTAGTCCGACCCTCTGATGGAGGACCAATCAAGGAAGTAGTAATGATCCAATGTGTCGGAAGTCGTTCTGAGGAATTCAAGAGGGATTGTAGCAAGCTTTGCTGTACTTTTGCAATCGATAACGCACTCGAGCTTGTCAAATACAACCCAGACATTCGAGTACGTATAATCTACATGGACATACGAGTTCCGTTTGAACACGAGATGATCTACAAAGAATCACGTGAGAAAGGCGTTGATTACATACGTGGCCGGGTAAGTATGGTCTGGAAAGAGGGAGATAAGACACGAGTTAGATTCTATGACTCTCTCTTGAACCAGTATTTTGAGACCTCTCCCGATCTCGTAGTACTATCGGCAGCAGTGCTACCACCCGATGGAGTATATGAACTCTCTGAGAGCCTTGGGTTTGCAGTGGAATATGATGGGCATGTCAAAGAATTGTATGGAAAACTAAGACGAAATGAAACAAGACGAAGAGGGGTAATAGCTGTAGGTGCCGTGACACGCCCACAGTTCGTTCATGAGTCGATAATCGAAGCGCAGGCGGGAGCACTTGCAATACATAGTGAACTACAGGGCGGGAAGATCGAAACACTGGCGCGTGGCGCAGTCCTCAACACGGATGATTGTGTTGGGTGTAGCCTCTGTGCTCAACAATGCCCACGTGGAGTACCTCTTATGATAGAGCAGACTGAGATTGAAAATGAAACTGGCACTGAAAAGTTTCTCTTCAAGGCGTCAATTGATACCCTCAACTGTCATGCATGTGGGGTGTGCCAGAGCCTTTGCCCATCAGGAGCGACACAGCTGAACTTTCTAACAAACGAGCAACTCTGGGCTCAGATTGCTGCCACGCTCGAAGGTGCGGGTCCAGATCAACCAATAACACTCTGCTTCCATTGTGAAGAGTGTGCGGTCTCCACGATAGATATTGTCGGTACACGGAGAATGAGCTATCCAAGCAGTACTCGCCTGATACCTGTACCATGTGCTGGCCGAATCAGTATCATCGATATTCTGAAGGCATTTGAACACGGGGCAAGCACGGTCATGATTGCTGCATGTGAAACAGACAGGTGCCATATGGGGGGGACTGGAAACGAAATCGCGCAGGTACAAGTTGATGTGGCAAGGGAGATTCTCAATGCAATTGGATGGAAAGGAGAAAGAGTAGACATGTTCCGAATGTTCAGTGCTGAACCAGAACGATTCACACATGCAGTCGAGGAGATGGTTAAACGAGCACACGAGTTCGGACCAACACCCGTGCATACTGGAACAGCAGGCAAATGGATGGAGGTGACCGAATGA
- a CDS encoding UPF0147 family protein gives MDAETQRSIDHSKHLLKEISENTSVPRNIRRAANEAIAILENESESPAVRAQNVIAILDEPSQDPNCPNFARTRIWHVSSLLEPIRD, from the coding sequence ATGGACGCCGAAACACAGAGAAGCATTGATCATTCGAAGCACCTTCTCAAGGAGATTTCTGAGAACACATCGGTCCCGCGCAACATTCGACGCGCAGCCAATGAAGCGATTGCCATTCTTGAGAACGAGTCTGAGTCCCCAGCTGTACGGGCACAGAACGTAATTGCAATACTGGACGAGCCCAGTCAAGATCCTAACTGCCCTAACTTTGCTAGGACACGTATTTGGCATGTGTCTAGTCTTCTTGAACCCATCCGCGACTAG
- a CDS encoding ribonuclease E/G — translation MQPTPEVARRFGLPYRGGIPDIDIWDRSDLQGIVAIAYESVLTRLTEVLRRRLGGIIVRKPRVAKSSIYKGRVMGQDERTGHTRIDLGGVSGILPDRSLRSGEEIIVQVRAHDYGRKSPVLSTNITIPGRSVVLLPEPVVRLSTKIKNPDRRKDLITLGRRIREYTDNWGILWRTAAEGLTDDELRTEVDDLLDTSQQIFTKFEKMPEPGLLFEGTSNADIEFPSEVKETLDKTRAKIEPTIKKHHFYKSAGYASLVDFAEMIIEDKPDQLSYITSKLEKTILRDMPRQDDPINIEHVKLDGRNIILVRGRVIDVAPNMIVIRRQFRYTDRKLKLTQEYPEKVQVPRGEGDYAITKAIAGSSTLVTDYYSRTGQLKGTYVNINTGVEIYPSIGNAPSRVRYVDLEIDIISLPKRGDVRIIDQHLLKRAVQRGFITEEMANMAQKQAETIYERLMEGVDAITASNGTGRR, via the coding sequence GTGCAACCAACTCCGGAAGTAGCAAGAAGATTTGGTCTTCCCTATAGAGGGGGAATTCCAGACATCGACATCTGGGATCGAAGCGATCTCCAAGGGATAGTAGCAATAGCATACGAGTCGGTCCTGACACGATTGACGGAAGTACTTCGGAGAAGGCTTGGTGGAATTATCGTACGCAAGCCACGGGTGGCAAAGAGCTCAATTTACAAGGGGCGGGTCATGGGGCAAGATGAACGAACAGGCCATACAAGAATTGACCTAGGTGGGGTCTCAGGAATCCTGCCGGATAGAAGCCTCAGAAGTGGAGAAGAGATCATAGTTCAAGTGAGAGCTCATGATTATGGGCGAAAATCACCCGTTCTCTCAACCAACATAACAATTCCAGGACGGTCGGTAGTACTTCTTCCGGAGCCAGTCGTCAGATTAAGCACAAAAATCAAGAATCCCGACCGGCGAAAAGACCTGATCACCCTCGGGCGAAGAATTAGGGAGTATACGGATAATTGGGGAATTTTATGGAGGACCGCAGCAGAGGGCTTGACCGATGATGAACTCAGAACTGAAGTGGACGACCTCTTAGATACCTCACAACAGATATTCACCAAGTTCGAAAAGATGCCCGAGCCCGGGCTCCTATTTGAGGGAACCAGTAATGCGGATATCGAATTTCCGTCCGAGGTAAAAGAAACACTGGACAAGACCCGCGCGAAGATAGAACCCACAATAAAGAAGCATCATTTCTACAAAAGCGCCGGGTATGCATCTCTTGTGGACTTTGCAGAGATGATCATCGAGGACAAACCGGATCAACTATCATATATCACATCCAAATTGGAAAAGACCATCCTCAGAGATATGCCACGTCAAGACGATCCAATTAACATCGAACATGTAAAACTTGACGGCAGAAACATAATCCTTGTCCGTGGACGAGTTATAGATGTCGCACCCAATATGATCGTCATTCGAAGGCAGTTCAGGTACACTGACAGAAAGCTCAAACTCACCCAAGAATACCCGGAAAAAGTACAGGTGCCAAGGGGCGAAGGGGACTATGCAATAACCAAGGCAATTGCGGGTTCATCAACTCTGGTCACGGACTATTATTCGCGTACTGGGCAGCTGAAAGGAACCTATGTCAACATCAATACGGGTGTGGAGATATATCCCAGTATTGGCAATGCACCCAGTAGAGTGAGATATGTGGATCTTGAGATTGATATCATTAGCCTGCCAAAGAGAGGCGATGTGAGAATAATAGATCAACACCTTCTCAAACGTGCTGTACAACGGGGCTTTATCACAGAGGAAATGGCAAATATGGCCCAAAAGCAGGCCGAGACTATCTATGAACGATTAATGGAAGGGGTTGATGCAATCACTGCATCTAATGGTACAGGCCGACGATAG
- a CDS encoding 30S ribosomal protein S15 produces MARMHTRRKGQSGSKRPSALRVPEWLDRDAEWVENKVIELAKTGNTPSMIGLILRDQYGIPLVKVITGKSILTILQENKLERRVPEDLRNLIAKAVTIRRHMEEHKKDFVSKRSLQLIESKIHRLSKYYRREGVLPSDWKYSPDQAAVLLR; encoded by the coding sequence ATGGCAAGAATGCACACGAGACGCAAAGGTCAGTCCGGAAGCAAGAGACCTTCGGCTTTACGTGTCCCTGAGTGGTTGGACCGAGATGCTGAATGGGTCGAGAATAAGGTGATTGAGCTAGCCAAGACTGGCAACACTCCATCCATGATTGGCCTAATCCTTCGTGATCAATATGGCATTCCACTTGTCAAGGTCATTACTGGCAAGTCTATTCTCACCATTCTTCAGGAAAACAAGCTTGAACGCCGAGTTCCTGAAGATCTTCGCAATCTTATTGCCAAAGCAGTCACTATCCGACGACATATGGAAGAGCACAAGAAAGATTTCGTTTCAAAGAGATCTCTCCAGTTGATTGAGAGTAAGATTCACAGGCTCTCCAAATACTATCGCCGTGAAGGAGTTCTTCCAAGTGACTGGAAATACTCTCCGGATCAGGCTGCCGTCCTGCTGAGATAA
- a CDS encoding acyl-CoA dehydrogenase family protein: protein MIDFTLTDEQRELQSKARQFAQQYMIPYAHYYDKTGEFPRPIIKKAWEEGFMNLSIPKEFGGAGLGVLEQCIVVEEMAAGCAGMTTSIYVNSLGAEPILVGGNKEQKEKYLRPLTEDLKFISFACSEPGMGSDVAGIKTRVKKEGSHYVINGSKFWITNAPYADYFTVIASLDPDKRHKSLCAFIVDADTPGLKTGRPVEKMGHRASTTTSVMFRDVKVPEENLLGSEGEGFKIAMATFALTRPAIAAFATGLARSAMEYAREYVNKREAFTQKLREFEAIQFKLAEMYMRIEASRLLYLKAAWEADRTGNSTVPASVAKAYATDAAMWIASEAVQIHGGYGYIDQLPLEKIFRDAKLYQIYEGTSEIQRLILGRHVLSTYEPAMKTIPRWYNNKPPDFDWQ from the coding sequence ATGATAGATTTCACGCTTACAGATGAGCAAAGAGAACTCCAGTCCAAGGCCAGACAGTTTGCGCAGCAGTATATGATCCCATATGCACATTATTACGATAAGACTGGAGAGTTCCCCAGACCAATTATCAAGAAGGCATGGGAAGAGGGTTTCATGAATCTCTCCATCCCCAAGGAATTCGGTGGGGCAGGTCTCGGTGTTCTTGAACAGTGCATAGTGGTCGAGGAGATGGCCGCAGGTTGCGCAGGAATGACGACCAGCATCTATGTCAATAGTCTTGGTGCTGAACCTATACTAGTCGGAGGAAATAAAGAGCAGAAGGAGAAATATCTCCGTCCACTGACTGAAGACTTGAAATTCATCTCCTTCGCCTGCTCAGAACCAGGTATGGGAAGTGATGTTGCCGGAATCAAGACACGTGTCAAAAAAGAGGGGAGCCATTATGTCATCAACGGAAGTAAGTTCTGGATCACCAATGCACCTTATGCAGACTATTTCACCGTGATCGCATCGCTGGACCCGGATAAGCGACACAAGAGCCTATGTGCCTTCATAGTCGACGCTGACACACCGGGTCTCAAGACGGGGCGCCCTGTAGAAAAGATGGGCCATCGCGCGTCTACAACCACCTCAGTCATGTTCCGAGATGTGAAGGTCCCAGAGGAAAACCTACTGGGATCTGAAGGGGAGGGATTCAAGATTGCAATGGCAACTTTTGCACTGACACGGCCGGCAATAGCTGCCTTTGCGACTGGTCTAGCACGCTCAGCAATGGAGTACGCCCGTGAGTACGTCAACAAACGAGAGGCATTTACACAGAAACTTAGAGAGTTTGAGGCCATTCAGTTCAAACTCGCAGAGATGTATATGCGAATTGAGGCTTCGCGATTATTGTATCTAAAGGCCGCATGGGAGGCCGATCGAACTGGAAACTCTACAGTCCCTGCAAGCGTTGCTAAGGCATACGCAACCGATGCGGCCATGTGGATCGCAAGCGAAGCAGTGCAGATTCATGGAGGATATGGCTACATCGACCAACTCCCCTTAGAGAAGATCTTTCGAGATGCCAAGCTATATCAGATCTATGAGGGGACAAGTGAGATTCAACGCCTGATTCTGGGGCGACATGTGCTCAGTACATACGAACCAGCCATGAAGACCATTCCAAGATGGTATAATAACAAGCCACCAGATTTTGATTGGCAATAG
- a CDS encoding CTAG/PCC1 family protein, whose product MMSVTLHLQFASHDMAIQILKSVSPENSGLPRGLTITSRIDGPTIYFDIATSRGVQSLMATVEDLLSSIDLVIRTMETIE is encoded by the coding sequence ATGATGTCAGTAACTCTCCACCTCCAGTTTGCCTCTCATGATATGGCCATTCAAATCCTAAAGTCCGTATCCCCAGAAAATTCGGGGCTCCCAAGAGGACTCACCATCACAAGTCGTATTGATGGTCCTACTATCTATTTTGACATTGCTACATCCCGAGGTGTTCAGAGTTTGATGGCGACGGTTGAAGATCTTCTATCATCTATCGATCTGGTGATTCGTACAATGGAAACCATCGAGTAG
- a CDS encoding DUF438 domain-containing protein: MAQDKKEALKVIIEKLHAGADPEEIKQEFRETIGDASATDISVAEEELIKEGMPRERIQKLCDVHLAVFRESIEAKGDIAPKGHPVYILMHEHQAQLDYAEELSSIARTILAEKRDPTSDERTRLAELVDSFREAESHYLREENVLFPYLEAHGVREPPAIMWMEHDQIRTIKKRLSETVENSGEIDLNGLVSASLALHEILSEHFYKENNILFPTAMNLVTEDEWKTIRKEFDEIGYCCFTPELPKSEKQDDSARTEISGGEIRLESGTMSLDVLEAILNTLPVDITFVDADDRVAYFSLSSERIFVRSKAVIGREVQYCHPKRSLDKVNQILDDFKNNRRDAAEFWINLNGRLIYIRYFAVRSKEGQYLGTLEVTQDITDIKQLQGEKRLLDEKPPVIMPTIQE, from the coding sequence ATGGCTCAAGATAAGAAGGAAGCATTGAAAGTAATCATTGAGAAACTGCATGCGGGCGCCGATCCGGAAGAGATCAAACAAGAATTCCGCGAAACAATCGGGGACGCATCTGCAACGGACATCTCTGTTGCCGAGGAAGAGCTCATCAAAGAGGGAATGCCTCGTGAACGAATTCAAAAGCTCTGTGATGTCCATTTGGCAGTATTTCGTGAATCGATTGAGGCCAAGGGAGACATTGCCCCCAAGGGGCATCCAGTCTATATTTTGATGCATGAACACCAAGCCCAACTCGATTATGCTGAGGAATTGTCGAGTATCGCCAGAACAATCTTGGCGGAAAAACGAGACCCTACCTCAGATGAACGTACCAGACTAGCGGAACTCGTTGATAGTTTCAGAGAGGCTGAGAGTCACTATCTTCGTGAGGAGAATGTGTTATTCCCATATCTTGAGGCACATGGAGTGCGTGAACCACCCGCGATAATGTGGATGGAACATGATCAAATACGCACAATCAAAAAACGACTCTCTGAAACCGTAGAGAATAGTGGCGAGATAGACCTCAACGGTCTTGTCAGCGCATCTCTCGCACTTCACGAGATATTATCGGAACACTTCTACAAGGAGAACAACATTCTATTCCCGACAGCAATGAACCTCGTCACAGAGGATGAATGGAAAACCATTAGAAAGGAGTTCGATGAGATAGGTTATTGTTGCTTCACACCAGAACTTCCCAAATCTGAAAAGCAAGATGATTCTGCACGGACGGAAATCTCAGGTGGCGAGATAAGACTGGAATCGGGTACTATGAGCTTAGACGTTCTGGAGGCAATTCTGAATACACTCCCAGTGGACATCACATTCGTGGATGCGGATGATCGCGTGGCATACTTTAGTCTCTCTAGCGAGCGCATCTTTGTCAGATCAAAAGCCGTGATTGGGCGTGAAGTCCAATACTGCCATCCTAAACGAAGCCTCGATAAGGTCAATCAAATCCTCGACGACTTCAAGAACAACAGACGCGATGCAGCAGAGTTTTGGATTAACCTCAATGGTAGGCTCATCTATATCCGATATTTTGCCGTTCGGAGCAAAGAGGGACAATATCTCGGAACGTTGGAAGTGACTCAAGATATCACCGATATCAAACAGTTACAAGGGGAGAAGCGCCTGCTTGACGAAAAGCCACCAGTGATTATGCCCACAATCCAAGAATAG